TTCTGGCGAGGACGAGCTCGTCCCGAGTTTCCACCCCGACGACCGCGGGATCGGCTGACGGGTCGACAGCTCTTGCTCCACCGCTCAGGACACGGATGTTCGACCATGTATGGACGAGGAGAACAATGACCGTCGCACTCAGGATGTCCCAACTCTATGCGCCCACCCTCAAAGAGGATCCCGTCGAGGCCGAGGTCGCATCGCATCGGCTCATGTTGCGCGCCGGGCTGATGAGACGAGCCGCCGCGGGCATCTACACCTTCCTCCCGCTCGGCTGGCGCTCCGTCCACAAGGTCCAGCGGATCGTCCGCGAGGAGATGGATGCGATCGGCAGCCAGGAGATGCTCATGCCGATCGTCCAACCCGCCGAGCTATGGCAGCAGTCAGGCCGTTGGGACGTATACGGGCCCGAGTTGGCGCGCCTCACCGACCGGCAGGGAAGAGAGTTCTGCCTCGGCCCCACGCATGAGGAGATCATCACCGCCACCGTCCGTGGCGAGTTGCGGTCGTACCGGCAGCTTCCGGTGTCCCTGTACCAGATCAACATGAAGTTCCGCGATGAGATCCGCCCGCGCTTCGGACTGCTCAGGGGACGCGAGTTCATCATGAAGGACGCGTACTCCTTCCACGCCACCCAGGAGTCCCTCAAGGAGCACTACGACGCCATGGCGCACGCTTACGGTCGTATCTGCGATCGGCTGGGGCTCGACTGGCGCCCGGTGGAGGCCGACTCCGGTCAGATCGGCGGCAAGGTGACCACCGAGTTCATGGCGCTCGCCGAGAGCGGGGAGGCGGGGCTCGTCTACTGTGAGTGCGGATGGGCCGCGAACGTCGAGGCTGCGTCAGCGGTTGTCCCGTACGAGGCGGCCGCGACATCCGCGCAACCGCTCGAGCGCGTCGCCACACCCGGCGTCCAGACCATCGCCGACCTCGCGGACTTCCTGGGCGTATCGGGCGCTCATACCGTCAAGACCATGGCGGCCACCACCGAGAACGGCAGGCTCGTGTTCCTGTGTGTGCCCGGTCACCGCGAGCTCAACGAACTCAAGGCCGCGGGCGTGGCCCCCGGTCTCGAGCTCCTTGACGATGACGGTTTCGCGCGCTTCGGCATCCACCGGGGCTTCCTCGGCCCCGTCGGCGCGCCTGAGGGCACGCTCGTCGTCGCTGACCGCACGCTGAAGGCGGAGCTCGCATGGACGGTGGGCGCCAACGAGCCCGACGTGCACCTCACCGGAGCGATGCCCGGCCGCGACTTCGCTGTCGACGCATGGGCCGATCTCGTCGTGGCCGAGGCCGGCGACGGTTGCCCCGTGTGCGGTGAGACGCTCCGGGCGGCACGCGGCATCGAGGTGTCGCAGGTCTTCCAGCTCGGCACCAAGTACTCGGAGTCGATGCACGCAACCTACACCGCGGAAGACGGCTCGGAGCAACCCTTCATCATGGGCTGCTACGGCGTGGGCATCACGCGATCGCTCGCAGCGGTCATCGAGCAGCACCATGACGAGCACGGCATCGTCTGGCCCGTCTCCGTGGCCCCTGCCGAGGTCGCGATCCTGCCGCTCCAGACCGGCGACGACCTCGTCGGCCCGGCCGCTGAGCGGATCTTCGCCGAGCTCGCCGATGCGGGCGTGGAGGTCGTCATCGACGACCGCGACGAGCGTGCAGGCGTCAAGTTCGCCGATGCCGATCTGATCGGCTGGCCGATGCAGGTGGTTGTAGGCAAGCGCGGTGTGGCCGAGGGTGTCGTGGAGCTCAAGACGCGGGCCACCGGTGAGCGGGTCACACTGCCGCTGGACCAGGCCGTATCGACCGTTGCCAGACTGGTAGCAGAAGCCCGCAGCGCCCTCGCGTAGAGCTCGCGACAACGCCGCGTGACACAGGCGCCGCGCGCCGGTCACGGGATGCCTTTTCCAGCGCCCGTGACCGTTTGCCGCATGTGCGTGCTGTGCTACAATCCCGACGAACGACAAACGTCCCGTGTGAGAAGTGGGCTTACCCCCGCTTCTTTTGTTCTGGAAGGAAGGAGGTCGAGTGCCCATGGTGCTTGCTGACGGACTCATAGCGGCGCTCGAGCCTCGCGCGCGGGAGCACGGTCTCGAACTGGTGACCGTTGAAGTCATCGGCGGCGGTAAACACCGTACGGTGCGGGTCTTCCTCGACAGAGAAGGCGGCATCGATATCGACGCCATCGCCGACGCCAACCCCTGGATATCCGAGGCCCTCGACGCCATGCCGCAGCTCTCCGGAGCGTTCACCCTCGAGGTGTCGTCTCCGGGGATCGAGCGCCCGCTGCGCACACGGGAGCACTTCGAGCGCTTCACGGGCGAGAAGGTGTCGGTCCAGACGCATCGTCCTATCGACGGACGTTCGCGGTTCACAGGCACGCTCGTCGGATTCGACGGCGATGAGGTCGTCATCCAGGCCGACGACAGGGAACTCCGCGTCCCGTTCGATGGGATCGAACGGGCACGTTTGAAAGCCGACTTCGGTACGGCGACCGAAAGGGACGGGAAGAACAGATGAGCTCCGAGCTGATGGACGCATTGCGTGAACTCGCACGCGAGAAGAACATCGACGAGACGGTCATGCTCGAGCGTCTTGAGGAACAACTCGCCGTCACCTACAAGCGGATCCTCGACTCGGACAATGACTGCTCGGTGACGATCGACCGCGAGAGCGGGCGTATCCACGTCTACGAACTCGTCCCTGTGGGCGGTACCGAGGAAGAGCCCGTGTTCGAAGCGCGTGACGTCACGCCTTCGGATATCTCCCGCTATGCCGCCACTGCGGCGAAGCAGGTGATCACGCAGTCGATCCGCGAGGCCGAACGCGAGCAGATCTTCGAGGAGTACGCCGACCGGATCGGTGACAGCATCACAGGTACGGTCCAGCAGTCCGACTCCCGGTACACGCTCGTCAAGATCCGCGAAGGGGTCGAGGCGCTGTTGCCGCATGCGGAGCAGCCCCCCAACGAGCGCTACGAGCACAACCAGCGTCTGAAGGCGCTCATCATCGATGTCCGGAAGACCTCCAACGAGCCGTCGATCGTCGTCTCGCGTACGCACCCCAATCTGCTGAAGCGGCTCTTCGAGCTCGAGGTCCCGGAGATCTACGACGGCATCGTCGAGATCAAGAGCGTCGCACGCGAGCCAGGCATGCGTTCCAAGATCGCCGTGTCATCGCGCGAGCCCGGCCTCGACCCGGTAGGCGCTTGCGTCGGCCCCAAGGGGAGTCGCGTGCGCATGGTCGTCGCCGAGTTGCGCGGCGAGCGCATCGACGTGGTCCCGTGGTCTGAGGATCCGGCCACCTTCGTCGGCAACGCACTCTCACCGGCCAAGGTTGCCCGTGTGGTCGTCTCCGACGACACCCACACGGCCACTGTGATCGTCCCCGACGACCAACTCTCGCTCGCCATCGGCAAGGAAGGGCAGAACGCCCGGCTGGCCGCCAAGCTCACCGGCTGGCGGATCGACATCAAGAGTCTCGGCCAGGCCGTCTCGACCGGGCTTGCAGAGGCGGTCACCGGCGGCGACCTCGACGGCGATGAGGGCGACGGCCGCTGCATCGCGGTGACGAGCACCGGCATCCGGTGCCGTAACCAGGCACGGCCTGGCAGCCGGTACTGTGGCGTGCATGAGAAGGAGGCCGCGGACGAGTCGTGAGTCACCGCGCAACCCCACAACGGACGTGCGTCGCGTGTCGGCGCGTGGACGACAAGCGTGCCTTCGTGCGCCTGGTGCGCGACGGTGATGGTGAAGTACACGTGGATCCCACGGGCAAGGCGCCGGGACGCGGTGCGTCCGTGTGCCCTATGATCGCCTGTTTCGAGTCCGCGGTATCCGGTAGGAGGCTCACATCCGCGCTCCGGGTGAGTCTCGTCGAAGAGGACGTGGAGCGCCTAAGACATGAATTCGAGGACGTGCTCCAGGACCGTGGGGCCTCCGCTTCGAGAACTGGACGGTGACGCTGATGCCTGCGATGCGTGTGCACGAACTCGCCAAGGAGTTCGGGATGACCTCTAAGGAGTTGCTCGAACACCTCGAGCGGCTCAAGATACCGGCGCGCAACCATGCGTCCACTCTCGTCGAGGCCTACGTCGACAAGATCCGGAAGGACCTCGCCGACGTCATCGAAGAGAAGCAGAAGGAGATGGAGGCCAAGGAGGCCGCCAGAGCCGCTGCCGAAGAGAAGAAGGCCGCACGAGAGAAGGCGCAGCGCGAAGCCGAAGCCGCGGCCAAGGCGGCCGCGGAGGCCGCCGCACGCGCCGAGGCGGAGGCAGCGCGCAAAGCGGCTGAAGACGCCAAGGCCAAAGCCGAGGCTGAGGAAGCCGCCCGGGAGGCCGAGGAGCGCGCCCGGCGTGAAGCCGAGGAGGCCG
Above is a window of Anaerosoma tenue DNA encoding:
- a CDS encoding proline--tRNA ligase — translated: MTVALRMSQLYAPTLKEDPVEAEVASHRLMLRAGLMRRAAAGIYTFLPLGWRSVHKVQRIVREEMDAIGSQEMLMPIVQPAELWQQSGRWDVYGPELARLTDRQGREFCLGPTHEEIITATVRGELRSYRQLPVSLYQINMKFRDEIRPRFGLLRGREFIMKDAYSFHATQESLKEHYDAMAHAYGRICDRLGLDWRPVEADSGQIGGKVTTEFMALAESGEAGLVYCECGWAANVEAASAVVPYEAAATSAQPLERVATPGVQTIADLADFLGVSGAHTVKTMAATTENGRLVFLCVPGHRELNELKAAGVAPGLELLDDDGFARFGIHRGFLGPVGAPEGTLVVADRTLKAELAWTVGANEPDVHLTGAMPGRDFAVDAWADLVVAEAGDGCPVCGETLRAARGIEVSQVFQLGTKYSESMHATYTAEDGSEQPFIMGCYGVGITRSLAAVIEQHHDEHGIVWPVSVAPAEVAILPLQTGDDLVGPAAERIFAELADAGVEVVIDDRDERAGVKFADADLIGWPMQVVVGKRGVAEGVVELKTRATGERVTLPLDQAVSTVARLVAEARSALA
- a CDS encoding YlxR family protein, producing MSHRATPQRTCVACRRVDDKRAFVRLVRDGDGEVHVDPTGKAPGRGASVCPMIACFESAVSGRRLTSALRVSLVEEDVERLRHEFEDVLQDRGASASRTGR
- a CDS encoding ribosome maturation factor RimP, yielding MVLADGLIAALEPRAREHGLELVTVEVIGGGKHRTVRVFLDREGGIDIDAIADANPWISEALDAMPQLSGAFTLEVSSPGIERPLRTREHFERFTGEKVSVQTHRPIDGRSRFTGTLVGFDGDEVVIQADDRELRVPFDGIERARLKADFGTATERDGKNR
- the nusA gene encoding transcription termination factor NusA, with amino-acid sequence MSSELMDALRELAREKNIDETVMLERLEEQLAVTYKRILDSDNDCSVTIDRESGRIHVYELVPVGGTEEEPVFEARDVTPSDISRYAATAAKQVITQSIREAEREQIFEEYADRIGDSITGTVQQSDSRYTLVKIREGVEALLPHAEQPPNERYEHNQRLKALIIDVRKTSNEPSIVVSRTHPNLLKRLFELEVPEIYDGIVEIKSVAREPGMRSKIAVSSREPGLDPVGACVGPKGSRVRMVVAELRGERIDVVPWSEDPATFVGNALSPAKVARVVVSDDTHTATVIVPDDQLSLAIGKEGQNARLAAKLTGWRIDIKSLGQAVSTGLAEAVTGGDLDGDEGDGRCIAVTSTGIRCRNQARPGSRYCGVHEKEAADES